A genomic region of Candidatus Paceibacterota bacterium contains the following coding sequences:
- a CDS encoding peptidoglycan-binding domain-containing protein, whose amino-acid sequence MSIGTVGQDVYALQKILNSDTTTALTSSGIGSSGMETQYFGQLTKNAVIEFQEKYTSEILTPNGLTRGTGFVGVSTRAKLNSLVNTVSSSTNTNSSNSSLTQWGNYIGGSSYTINNTNSSANPSGQNLQNSSLPYVNLTVNNSHSPSAIASGSSVIVSWTSGNVTSCTSGLGVSFDTNGTKTIDNITVPTSFTLTCTGLTGVVADSVHVSIIGQADTSVNLTPSVDVKINNSDVDFVLGQISTTPNDTNTIAITWSAHNVSDCVASSTPGSITGWSGTDISSPAGGTYMQLDQPTSIGLVCKDANGNNVSDFAKIVSSGTDTTSDAYLNSLGQKPESCKYTQAYVFTGKDMDISFSKSFKFEAYSDFCGPEGGKLFFANDGHTFEIFNYKGKFGFKLGDGVEFTNPIYKGDVQNGYAIGTASVTGYHKWTVDYNYSTKRVQVLKDDVVVGDWGVKANANATTIGKVYLPEWSNGLLSFPNTTDCQAISQSSLLTAQSSVQAILLTNGTSTASTTGQMPSVISAGKDANGCDLYSMSGATANVGDSGIAKEEIKDIETEKGGFGGWMTVGAIVGAIVVMIICPTCYLFVVAAGAVAGGGVGAIADHNGM is encoded by the coding sequence ATGTCCATCGGCACCGTTGGTCAAGATGTATACGCACTACAAAAAATATTAAACTCTGATACGACGACAGCCCTCACATCCTCAGGTATAGGATCATCTGGTATGGAAACCCAATACTTTGGACAATTAACAAAAAATGCGGTTATTGAATTCCAAGAAAAATATACTAGCGAAATACTCACACCAAATGGATTAACCCGTGGTACAGGTTTCGTAGGAGTATCTACAAGAGCAAAACTCAATTCGCTCGTAAATACAGTTTCATCCAGTACAAATACAAACTCGTCAAATAGTAGTCTTACTCAATGGGGCAATTATATAGGCGGTAGTAGCTATACTATAAATAATACCAATTCTTCAGCAAATCCTTCAGGACAGAACCTACAAAATTCATCACTTCCGTATGTAAACCTAACAGTGAATAACTCTCATTCACCATCTGCTATAGCATCGGGGTCATCTGTAATCGTCTCTTGGACATCCGGAAATGTAACATCCTGTACTAGTGGTCTCGGTGTATCATTCGACACAAATGGGACAAAAACCATTGACAATATCACAGTTCCAACAAGTTTCACTTTGACTTGTACAGGACTGACAGGAGTAGTGGCTGACAGCGTCCATGTATCTATTATTGGCCAAGCGGACACTTCAGTAAATCTGACACCGTCAGTTGATGTAAAAATAAACAATTCAGATGTCGACTTTGTACTGGGTCAAATCTCTACTACACCAAATGACACAAATACCATCGCTATAACATGGAGCGCTCATAATGTTTCTGACTGTGTCGCTTCGTCTACTCCAGGATCCATCACAGGCTGGAGCGGGACAGATATAAGTTCTCCTGCAGGAGGAACCTATATGCAATTAGATCAACCAACATCTATAGGACTAGTCTGTAAAGACGCAAATGGCAATAATGTCTCAGACTTTGCAAAGATTGTCTCATCAGGCACAGACACAACCTCTGATGCATACTTGAATAGCCTCGGGCAGAAACCAGAATCTTGCAAATACACACAAGCATATGTATTTACAGGTAAAGATATGGACATCTCGTTTAGTAAAAGTTTTAAATTCGAAGCTTACTCGGACTTCTGCGGACCTGAAGGTGGAAAGCTTTTCTTCGCCAATGACGGACATACATTCGAAATATTTAATTACAAAGGGAAATTTGGCTTCAAGCTTGGAGACGGTGTAGAATTTACAAACCCTATATACAAAGGAGATGTACAAAACGGCTATGCAATAGGTACTGCATCTGTAACTGGATATCATAAATGGACAGTGGATTACAACTATTCCACAAAAAGAGTTCAGGTGCTAAAAGATGATGTAGTCGTGGGGGATTGGGGAGTAAAAGCTAATGCAAACGCTACAACGATTGGTAAAGTATACCTACCAGAGTGGTCAAATGGCTTACTTTCATTTCCAAACACAACAGATTGCCAAGCAATCTCGCAATCTTCTCTATTGACTGCTCAGAGCTCTGTTCAGGCCATCCTTCTGACAAATGGTACATCAACAGCATCCACCACAGGTCAGATGCCTAGTGTAATTTCAGCTGGTAAGGACGCAAATGGCTGTGATCTTTATAGTATGTCTGGGGCAACAGCCAATGTTGGAGATAGTGGTATTGCAAAAGAAGAGATAAAAGATATAGAAACAGAAAAGGGAGGATTCGGGGGATGGATGACTGTTGGAGCCATAGTCGGTGCAATAGTTGTGATGATCATATGCCCTACATGTTATCTTTTTGTCGTGGCTGCTGGTGCTGTTGCAGGGGGTGGAGTAGGAGCTATAGCAGATCATAATGGTATGTAA
- the rsmA gene encoding 16S rRNA (adenine(1518)-N(6)/adenine(1519)-N(6))-dimethyltransferase RsmA — MTIQAKKSLGQNFLKNEGVLQKIADAGELSASDIVLEVGPGEGVLTKKLLEKAGKVIAVEKDHRLISVLQEKFASEISEGKFEIFEGDILESDAEKWGIKDGKFKIVANIPYYITGQFFRKFLSGPIKPTRMVILVQKEIAERIVARDGKESLLSISVKAYGEPRIVAKVSKGSFVPAPKVDSAVILIDNISRKRFEGSLGGDTSKLEERFFEILHAGFAHKRKVLISNLREKFSEGIRGKDLQQIFSAIDLDPKIRAEDVSLEKWFSITRQSI; from the coding sequence ATGACCATACAGGCAAAAAAATCATTGGGGCAGAACTTCCTTAAGAATGAGGGAGTTTTACAGAAGATCGCGGATGCGGGGGAACTTTCCGCTAGCGATATTGTACTAGAAGTCGGACCTGGAGAAGGTGTACTTACAAAAAAGCTTCTGGAGAAAGCGGGAAAGGTGATAGCGGTGGAGAAAGATCATAGACTTATTTCAGTCTTACAAGAAAAATTCGCTAGTGAAATATCAGAAGGTAAATTTGAAATATTTGAAGGTGATATTTTGGAGAGTGATGCAGAAAAATGGGGGATAAAGGACGGTAAATTCAAAATCGTGGCGAATATTCCGTATTACATCACCGGGCAATTCTTCAGAAAGTTTTTGTCGGGGCCAATAAAGCCGACAAGAATGGTAATACTTGTGCAAAAAGAAATTGCCGAAAGAATTGTGGCGAGAGACGGCAAGGAAAGTTTGCTTTCAATCAGCGTAAAAGCCTATGGCGAGCCGAGAATAGTAGCAAAGGTCTCAAAAGGGAGTTTTGTCCCCGCACCGAAAGTGGATTCAGCAGTGATTTTGATAGATAATATTTCAAGAAAAAGATTTGAAGGCTCACTTGGAGGCGACACCTCCAAGTTGGAGGAAAGGTTTTTTGAAATTCTGCATGCCGGTTTTGCACACAAGAGAAAGGTTTTGATAAGTAATTTGAGAGAAAAATTCAGCGAAGGAATTAGAGGAAAAGATTTGCAGCAAATTTTTTCCGCCATCGATCTCGACCCCAAAATCCGCGCCGAAGATGTGTCTCTAGAAAAATGGTTTTCTATCACAAGACAGTCCATTTGA
- a CDS encoding UvrD-helicase domain-containing protein translates to MDHLKGLNEQQKQAVLQKDGPILIIAGAGAGKTKTITHRILHLIKEGVAPENILAITFTNKAAKEMRDRVEKAITTDRNLNLPIRIHNKPFVSTFHSLGVHILKENSRLLGLTRNFSIMDRDDSLKVVKECFKKLDIDPKQFEPSKILNIISREKGDLKTAQNYAEHSGQKGYSLQAVVANVWPIYEQRLSEEKALDFDDLLLKTYLLLKKHKEVLEKYQNIWKYIHIDEYQDTNKVQYMTTKLLAGKNRNICVVGDIDQSIYSWRGADIQNILDFEKDYPEAKVILLEENYRSTQTILTAANDVIKKNKIRREKNLFTKNAEGEMISFFRAGNEGEEARFIARKSKEIIEKGTDPREIAVLYRANFQSRVLEEAFLTESVPYQVLGTKFFERKEVKDVLSYLRAGVNPESLSDIKRIINVPARGIGKVTVLKIFAGEKDKLPAGVKEKVNSFFKLLERVKKEAGEKKPSEVIKFIIRESGLELELQRGTDEDKERLENMRELATLAVKYDYLPASEGVEKLLEEAALATDQDSLIKNENAVKLMTVHAAKGLEFDYVFITGLEADLFPHQPVGKAEKTPEEMEEERRLFYVALTRARKKLFLTYAEMRTIYGSQQMNLPSEFLGDIDNNLLQEEHFEYREKIVYLEW, encoded by the coding sequence GGAAAATATTTTGGCTATCACTTTTACAAATAAAGCGGCAAAGGAAATGCGAGATAGGGTTGAGAAAGCTATCACCACCGACAGAAATCTAAATCTGCCGATACGTATTCACAATAAACCTTTTGTCAGCACATTTCACTCGCTTGGTGTGCATATTTTGAAAGAAAATAGTCGATTGCTCGGACTGACGAGAAATTTCAGCATTATGGATCGTGATGATTCGCTAAAAGTCGTAAAAGAATGCTTTAAAAAGCTAGACATTGATCCAAAACAATTTGAGCCGAGCAAAATCTTAAATATTATTTCGCGAGAGAAAGGCGATTTGAAAACCGCCCAAAATTACGCCGAGCATTCCGGACAAAAGGGTTATTCACTTCAAGCTGTCGTCGCAAATGTCTGGCCGATTTATGAGCAAAGGCTCAGTGAAGAAAAAGCACTCGACTTTGATGATTTGCTTTTAAAAACATATTTACTTTTGAAGAAACACAAAGAAGTTTTGGAAAAATATCAAAATATTTGGAAATATATTCATATAGACGAATATCAGGATACAAATAAAGTGCAATATATGACGACCAAGCTTCTGGCGGGGAAAAACAGAAATATTTGCGTGGTTGGCGACATAGATCAGAGTATTTATAGTTGGAGAGGTGCTGATATTCAGAATATTTTGGATTTTGAAAAAGATTATCCCGAAGCCAAGGTGATTTTGCTTGAAGAAAACTATCGCTCCACACAGACGATTCTCACCGCTGCGAATGATGTCATAAAGAAGAATAAAATCCGCCGAGAAAAAAATCTTTTTACAAAAAATGCCGAAGGTGAAATGATTTCTTTTTTCCGCGCGGGCAATGAAGGGGAGGAAGCGAGATTCATCGCGAGAAAATCTAAAGAAATTATAGAAAAGGGGACAGATCCGAGGGAAATCGCCGTGCTTTATCGAGCAAATTTCCAATCGCGTGTACTTGAAGAAGCATTTCTCACCGAAAGCGTGCCGTATCAAGTGCTTGGTACAAAGTTCTTTGAAAGAAAAGAAGTAAAAGACGTGCTTTCATATTTACGTGCTGGCGTAAATCCGGAAAGTTTGAGTGATATAAAAAGAATAATAAATGTGCCAGCGAGAGGGATAGGAAAAGTGACTGTTTTGAAGATTTTTGCGGGGGAAAAAGACAAATTACCGGCAGGAGTAAAAGAAAAAGTAAATAGTTTTTTCAAATTACTTGAGAGAGTAAAAAAAGAAGCTGGGGAGAAAAAACCATCTGAAGTTATTAAATTTATTATCAGAGAAAGCGGACTTGAACTTGAATTGCAAAGGGGGACAGATGAAGATAAAGAAAGGTTGGAAAATATGCGCGAACTTGCCACTCTCGCCGTAAAATATGACTATTTGCCTGCGTCAGAGGGCGTAGAAAAGCTCTTGGAAGAAGCGGCGCTTGCCACAGATCAAGATTCGCTTATCAAAAATGAAAATGCGGTAAAACTTATGACGGTTCACGCCGCGAAAGGCCTTGAATTTGATTATGTTTTCATTACTGGCCTTGAAGCCGACCTTTTTCCACATCAGCCAGTCGGCAAAGCGGAAAAAACACCGGAAGAAATGGAGGAGGAGAGACGGCTTTTTTATGTCGCACTCACTCGTGCCAGAAAAAAACTTTTTTTGACCTACGCCGAGATGCGCACGATATACGGCTCACAACAAATGAATCTGCCGTCGGAATTTCTGGGAGATATTGATAATAATCTGCTTCAAGAAGAACACTTTGAATATAGGGAGAAAATAGTGTATCTTGAGTGGTAA